GAGCCTGAGACTCATCGCAACTCGCTTTCACAAACGGAGGTTACGGTCCACGGGACGGCGATGCGGGGCGCGCCGGCCAGCAGCCAGGTGTATTGTACATCAGGTTGGCCAATATTGCCCGGCAGACACCGCCGAGCGTACCGCGAACGAAGAGCCATGCGGCGACTAGCGCCGCTTGATCACCGCCGGCAGCCACATCCTCTGCCCTACCAGCACGCGCACCGCCGCCGAGCCGCTCAAGCCATCGCTGTCGTGCGCGGTCACCGTGATCGTGTGCCAGCCGCGCGAGAGCGCAGGCGCCGCCACATTGGCCCCGCTCCCCAGCGGCCCGTCGCGGTCCGAGGACCAGGTCAGCCCAGCGCCGCTCAGCGGGCCGTCCTCGCGGTCCGTGACAATGCCGTGCAGCAGCACGATCCGCCCCGGCGGCACGACGGTGTCGCTGGCCGGGCTCAGCACCAGCACGAGCGGCGGCTTGTTGGGCACCCGCACCGCGCCGCTGGTGGCGCTGGTGGTATTCAGACCATCGTTCACTTCGACGCGGAAGAGTGCCTGCCCGCCGCCCGCCAGCTCGGCCGCATCCACGGCGAGGGTCGTACCCGTGATGTTCACGGCCGCGGGGGCCCAGGTTGCGCCGTGGTCGGGCGAATAGAGGACGTTGCTGAGCAGAGCATCGCCGTCGGCATCGCTCTGCTGCCAGGTCACGGTGTAGGTGCCGCTGGCAGCCCACACTTCGCCGCCGACGGGATAGGTGATGGTCACCGTCGGCGCATGAGGGCTGGCGCTGATGGTCTGGAGAACTTGGCCCTGGTATGAGAAGACCACACGAGCCGCGTTCTGTGGGTAGGGCAGCACTGCGGCGAACGCCCCCGCGTCGGGACTCGCACTCTCGTGGTGATCCGGTGCAAAATCGCCGCTGGCCAGCTCGCCCCCTCCGGCATCCTGCACCTCGACATGGTACGGCCCGCTGCCGGCCCCGGTGGTCTGATCCGGCATCGTGCGCACCCACAGCGGCTGGAGCTGCAGCGCTCCCGGCCCCAGGACCTGACCCACGGCGATCACCTGGCGCAAGTCAGCCGCTGTGCGGTCGGCCGAGGCCTGCCAGATTTCGAACGAGCTCAGGTTCCAGTAGTTGTAGGGAGAGATCCACGGTGTGGGATCCCCACCGCAGTAGGACATGATGTCATAGGTCCTGGCCGGGTCGAACAGGGTCAGGCCGCCGCGCAGGCGCACGCCCACCTCGCCAATCGAAGCCCAGGGATACTCGCCGCCGCCCGGATTGGCATAGTGCGGGAACCCGGCATCATAGTCGCCGACATCGCCGCAGGGGGCGTGGACCAGGTTCATGTTGTGCCCGACCTCGTGGGCCATAATGTCGACGCCGCCCAGGTAGCCGGCGGCCACGTTGGGAATCGCCTGGCCGCAGCCGCCACCACCCGGCACACAATCGTCGATGAGGCCATAGAGCGACCAGTTGTAGGGCATGCCCGTCACGCCATAGAACTGCCAGATCATCAGGTTGAGCAAGTTCGACCATCCCTGGCCGCAGCCCCCTGGGACGACCCCCGGGATGTTCAAGGGAGTGCCGGTGAGGATCGGCTTGCCCGAGGGAAACAGGTACCAGTCCACGTGGCTGACGGGATAGAGGTCTTCCATATAGGCCAGACTGGCGGCGAACCGCGGATCCTGGAAAGACACAGTGGGGCACCCGGCGTACGAGATCTGAGCGACCATGATCGATTGGCTGCGCCCGGGCAGAAAGTAGGCCGTCTCGATACGCGTGTTGTTCGCCGTGTTCAGCTCGGGCTGCGACGGCGCCGCCTTGACCGTGGCCATCAGGACCAGCTTACGCCCCGGCGAGTAGGGCAACTGCCAGGCATCGGGCAGGAGCACGCTGAGCGTATTGGGGTTGAGGCGCTGCTGCAGCAGATCCTCGTGCGGCACTGCTCCCGGGCCCACCAGCAGCGGCGAGCCGGGAAGCGGCACGCCAGGAGCATCGGAGGACCAGGCCATCAGCTCTACGGACACGTTCTCGATGGTCTCCTGGGTCTGCCCGGTGCCGACATAGATGCGAATGATGGCCGGCTTGCCCTCCACCAGGGGCACGCTGTTGGCGTCGGCGCGCTGGATGGCCTGGGTCACCTCGATGCGGCGTACGGTGAGGTCCACGAACGTCCCCAGATTGGCCACCAGCTCATAGGGCTGCACGGCGCTATAGTCGCCGCCTGGGGCGATCACGCCCAGCTGCCACAGCCCGGGGTTGCTGCTCACCGGCAGGTTGATCTCTTCGAACATCGTGCCCGGATTGTTGCAGGTGTAGACCGTGTAGCCGTGGGGATCGCGGAACTGCAGGTCATAGTTTCCCGGCAGATTGTGCAAATAGGCATGCAGGTAAATGCCCTGTGCGTCTGGCACGCGGTAGGTGTACCAGTCCTCATCGCCGCGGCCGCAGAGGTAGCCCGTCTGGGCCACCCCCGACTTGAGCTCGATGCCGTCCTCGTCGACCCCGGGGCACACGTTGGCCCGCAGGTGATACCACAGCGACGCACTCCAGTTGGCCGGCAGCCGACCCTGGACCATCAGCCGCCAATCACCGCTGGCGTCGGCCACGAATTCGAGGCTCTCGTCGCTGGCGTCAGAGGAGGACCATTCCGCCAGGGAGTGGTTGGGCCGGTAGAGGAAGAGCGCATAGTCGCTGGGAAGGTCGTCCAACCAGGCGCGGATGGTATCGCCGGCCTGCGCCGAGACCTTCCACCAGTCCTGGTCTCCGTGGGGGCAGATAAAAGCTCGCGTGTTCAGACCCTGGTTGACGCCGGTCAGCACCACCGCTGACTCGAACGAGTCGCCGCTGTTTTCGGCAGGGCACTCGAATGTCGCACTGGCCGTCGGCGTGGGCGCTGGCGCGCGGGTACGGGTGGGCGTCCGCGTAGAGGTCGTCGTCGGCAGGGGATGGCTGGCTCCCACGCAGAGCTGCAGGCGCGGGCAGGTTCCTGGCCCCTCGCGGCTGCTGAAAATGCGCTTCCAGTTGCCGGCATCGAACTCGCTGCGCACGGCCAGGCCGTGATTGGCCCACGCCCCGCTGAGCCACGAATTGACCACGCTGGTGACGTTCCACGAGAGCACTCGCGGGCCAGAGCCCGACACCGCCTGCGCCACGGCTGAACCGCCCATCGACGGCTGGCTCGCCCAGGTCGCGGTGCCCTCGTCCCAGGCGGAGGTGAGCGGATACAGCGACAGGGTTGCGCTGGCGTCGCCGCCAGACCAGAGTTGATCCAGCATCAGGCTGGCCGACTGGACGGAGTAGCCGTGCGGGACCAGCCCCAGGTCAAAGCGCAGCAGCGTGTACTGGTGGCGGTAGAGCCCGCCCAGGGGCGCGAGCTTGCCCTCGACCACCAGGTAATCATCGCTGCCATTGTTATGCGTGGGGTATTCTTCCTCCAGATACGTGTCGGCCACGGCGCAGATCTCGATGCACTGCAGCTTGTCCGTGGGCGACGGAGAAGCGGTCGGTGTGGACGCGAACGTGGGCGTCGGGGTTTGCGTGCGGGTCGCGGTCACCGTTGGGGTGGGTGTGGCCGACGCAGCGTTGTAAAAGTCGTTGCCGCTGTGCAGAAAGGTGCTGGGGCTCTGGTAGCGGATCCAGGTGGCGCTGAACTCCTCGCCCCCTGCCCCGGCACTGGAGCGCAGCGGCGTGTAGCCCGCCAGGGGCGTCTCGACGATGTGCCAGTAGGTGTAGGTGCCTAGCGTGGTGTAGCTCAGCGTGTACGTACCGTGGCTGCTGCTCACCGCGGTGTTGTGCGCCGCGCCCAGTGTGTCGGGGCGGTCAGACGTATACAGCGTGAGGGTGACCCCCGACAGCGCCTGAGGTGATTCCACACCGAGATAGACGGTGCCGCTAAAGGTGTAGGTGGCCGACGACGACGCGGTAACGGCCCGGGTCATCGATGGAACAAAAGGAGCAGCCAGGGGCAATACGAGAAGCAGCACGAGCACGGGGACGAAACGTCGGGGGCGAAACACGAGCTCACTCCTTTCCGGAGCGGCAAGCGCTGACGTCGCAAGCCCAACGGGCACTGGAGATGCTACTGCCAAAAAACAGCGCTGTCAAGAGGGCGCACCCGAGAGTGTGGACAAAGCGGGCGAGAGATGGGAGCACTCTGGCTCCTGTGCCTGGTAGTGCCAAGACTCCGGGCAACTACAGACCTCGATAGGTTCGTAGTACAGGCTCTGCCTACTGGCGCCCCGACGTGCTGGTCGGGGTCAGCCTGTCCCCGCCCATTGACGCGGTGAGACCGTCCGGAAGGGGAGCGCTAAAGCGCAACTACGAACCTGTCGTTCGCGCTCCCTGGGCGGTTATTCCACACTCTCCCACCCGCCCTGTTGACAGCCACCCCGGAGGGCGCTATGATGATGGTGCGTCGAGCTTCTTACGAGCCTATTCCTGTGCACTGGGAGGTGCCTATGGGAATCTCACCGGGCTTGGATCGTCCACGACGCCGGCGTGGGTGTTGCGGTTGTGGTCCTCTGCTCCTTGTCCTCGTGTTGCTAGTAGCCATCGGTGCGGCGTTCTACTTCAAGGTGCCGCAAAAGCTCGGGCTGATGAAGCCAGCATCGGAACGGCTGCTCTCCGCCGTGCCAGACCGCGGCTGCGCCGCCCAGATCCTCGGCACCCTGGCCGCGCGGCAGATCAACACCAGCGGCCTTACCCTGTGGGTGCTGCCCTACAAGGACAAGGCCGGCGCTATCCTCTACGCCGACCTCGATGCCTCGGCGGGATTCACTTTTCCCAAGGGCCCCGCCGATCCCATCGTCGGCTTTATGACTACCCTGGCCACCAATGAGGGCTCTGTCTCCTGCGAGATCAAGC
The DNA window shown above is from Chloroflexi bacterium ADurb.Bin180 and carries:
- a CDS encoding hypothetical protein (Bacterial pre-peptidase C-terminal domain), with protein sequence MFRPRRFVPVLVLLLVLPLAAPFVPSMTRAVTASSSATYTFSGTVYLGVESPQALSGVTLTLYTSDRPDTLGAAHNTAVSSSHGTYTLSYTTLGTYTYWHIVETPLAGYTPLRSSAGAGGEEFSATWIRYQSPSTFLHSGNDFYNAASATPTPTVTATRTQTPTPTFASTPTASPSPTDKLQCIEICAVADTYLEEEYPTHNNGSDDYLVVEGKLAPLGGLYRHQYTLLRFDLGLVPHGYSVQSASLMLDQLWSGGDASATLSLYPLTSAWDEGTATWASQPSMGGSAVAQAVSGSGPRVLSWNVTSVVNSWLSGAWANHGLAVRSEFDAGNWKRIFSSREGPGTCPRLQLCVGASHPLPTTTSTRTPTRTRAPAPTPTASATFECPAENSGDSFESAVVLTGVNQGLNTRAFICPHGDQDWWKVSAQAGDTIRAWLDDLPSDYALFLYRPNHSLAEWSSSDASDESLEFVADASGDWRLMVQGRLPANWSASLWYHLRANVCPGVDEDGIELKSGVAQTGYLCGRGDEDWYTYRVPDAQGIYLHAYLHNLPGNYDLQFRDPHGYTVYTCNNPGTMFEEINLPVSSNPGLWQLGVIAPGGDYSAVQPYELVANLGTFVDLTVRRIEVTQAIQRADANSVPLVEGKPAIIRIYVGTGQTQETIENVSVELMAWSSDAPGVPLPGSPLLVGPGAVPHEDLLQQRLNPNTLSVLLPDAWQLPYSPGRKLVLMATVKAAPSQPELNTANNTRIETAYFLPGRSQSIMVAQISYAGCPTVSFQDPRFAASLAYMEDLYPVSHVDWYLFPSGKPILTGTPLNIPGVVPGGCGQGWSNLLNLMIWQFYGVTGMPYNWSLYGLIDDCVPGGGGCGQAIPNVAAGYLGGVDIMAHEVGHNMNLVHAPCGDVGDYDAGFPHYANPGGGEYPWASIGEVGVRLRGGLTLFDPARTYDIMSYCGGDPTPWISPYNYWNLSSFEIWQASADRTAADLRQVIAVGQVLGPGALQLQPLWVRTMPDQTTGAGSGPYHVEVQDAGGGELASGDFAPDHHESASPDAGAFAAVLPYPQNAARVVFSYQGQVLQTISASPHAPTVTITYPVGGEVWAASGTYTVTWQQSDADGDALLSNVLYSPDHGATWAPAAVNITGTTLAVDAAELAGGGQALFRVEVNDGLNTTSATSGAVRVPNKPPLVLVLSPASDTVVPPGRIVLLHGIVTDREDGPLSGAGLTWSSDRDGPLGSGANVAAPALSRGWHTITVTAHDSDGLSGSAAVRVLVGQRMWLPAVIKRR